One Alkalispirochaeta americana DNA segment encodes these proteins:
- a CDS encoding TrkH family potassium uptake protein, with amino-acid sequence MNKLLVLRILSVLTWITAIILLIPAGVALIYREEAAFLAFIQVAVPTGIIGALLFWLTRKSGITLSNHDGFLVVTLSWITVAALGALPFFLTGAIPNYTDAFFETMSGFTTTGATILTDIEGLPRSLLFWRSFTHWLGGMGIIVLTVAIFPLLGFKGLQLVRAEAPGPSVDKLTHKITHSAKILWLLYIGLSAIETVLLMVAGMNLFDALTHTFGTMATGGFSPRNASVAAYNSVAIDIIITVFMLLAGVNFVLYYSVITGRFRTVLRDTELKVYLGIFAAATAVTTVALHGETYRSWGESLRYASFQTASILTTTGYATADYLYWPGAAMAVLFLLMFVGGCAGSTGGGIKVVRLTALFKQGINEMSYLLHPRGVFSPHMNRTPLKKTMLLGITGFFFLYFLLLLLTTLVVSFSGESLLTSFSTALATLGNIGPGFDTIGPTGNYAAFPRGTKWFLSAIMLIGRLEVFTVLILFTPRYWRK; translated from the coding sequence GTGAACAAGCTTCTGGTTCTCCGTATTCTGTCTGTCCTGACCTGGATCACGGCGATTATCCTCCTGATCCCCGCCGGGGTTGCCCTGATCTACCGGGAAGAGGCGGCTTTCCTCGCTTTTATCCAGGTTGCGGTGCCCACAGGAATCATCGGGGCACTTCTTTTCTGGCTCACCCGCAAGAGCGGGATCACCCTCTCGAACCACGATGGATTTTTGGTGGTGACCCTCTCGTGGATCACTGTGGCAGCCCTGGGGGCTCTTCCTTTTTTTCTCACCGGGGCAATACCGAACTACACCGATGCCTTTTTTGAGACCATGTCCGGGTTTACCACCACGGGAGCCACGATCCTCACCGATATCGAGGGGTTGCCCCGGTCGCTGCTTTTCTGGCGATCCTTCACACACTGGCTCGGTGGAATGGGGATCATCGTACTCACCGTGGCGATCTTTCCCCTCCTGGGCTTCAAGGGCCTGCAACTGGTCCGGGCAGAAGCTCCCGGACCATCGGTGGACAAACTCACCCACAAGATCACCCATAGCGCGAAGATTCTCTGGCTCCTGTATATTGGCCTCTCGGCTATCGAAACGGTGCTGCTCATGGTGGCAGGGATGAATCTCTTTGACGCCCTGACCCACACCTTTGGAACCATGGCAACGGGAGGGTTCTCTCCCCGAAACGCCAGCGTGGCCGCCTATAATTCCGTGGCGATCGACATCATCATCACCGTTTTCATGCTTCTCGCGGGGGTCAACTTTGTCCTTTACTACAGCGTCATTACCGGGCGGTTTCGCACGGTCCTGCGCGACACCGAACTGAAGGTCTATCTGGGGATTTTCGCTGCCGCCACGGCGGTTACCACGGTGGCGCTCCACGGCGAGACCTATCGTTCCTGGGGAGAGAGCCTGCGCTATGCCTCTTTTCAGACGGCATCGATCCTCACCACCACGGGCTACGCCACGGCCGATTATCTCTATTGGCCCGGAGCGGCCATGGCAGTGCTCTTTCTCTTGATGTTTGTGGGTGGTTGTGCCGGATCAACCGGCGGAGGAATCAAAGTAGTTCGCCTCACGGCCCTCTTCAAGCAGGGGATCAACGAGATGAGCTACCTGCTCCATCCCCGGGGGGTTTTTTCTCCCCACATGAACCGGACTCCCCTGAAAAAAACGATGCTCCTGGGCATTACGGGGTTTTTTTTCCTCTATTTTCTTCTCCTCCTCCTGACCACACTGGTGGTCTCCTTCAGCGGAGAGTCCTTGCTGACCTCCTTTTCCACAGCCCTGGCTACGCTGGGGAATATCGGTCCCGGATTTGACACGATCGGTCCCACCGGCAATTACGCAGCTTTTCCCCGGGGGACAAAGTGGTTTCTCTCGGCGATCATGCTGATCGGGCGGCTTGAGGTTTTTACGGTGTTGATTCTCTTCACCCCGAGATACTGGAGGAAATAG
- the trkA gene encoding Trk system potassium transporter TrkA, translated as MKTIILGGGSVGSQIAQQLIDDKVDVVLIEEDPEKARILSNRLDCTVLNQQGNSLDALRRAGCASADVFVAVTGSDEVNMVACGLVSSEFPQPRKIARIRSINYSEATLSSRKFLGIDAIVNPEIEASRELIQSIEHGAMSDVILFSHSELQIRNLPVPRGAKIIGASMKDAFLEIDVTFLVAAIYRDDNYVIPDGNTDIRENDILYIVGKRDGLDEVFRAFGKHRQQLDKVVIVGGGKAGILIAEHLLGYSRNPLQDRSWLQRLKTSFRQKHVVLVERDARKCKNLAQRFPEALVVNADISEEGVFTEENLTNSDLVLAVTDNQELNIVTALSARSLGIPRSAVLVNNTNYAAICSRLEIDTVTSVKQAVINSVLYNIKRSGAQSVHSLFDGRLEVLEFRVEAGSRLAGRPLRAVRFPQDTLLLAVSRGEDHWIPGGDYIPQGNDTVVIIGKREHADTLQALFVAAP; from the coding sequence GTGAAGACTATAATACTTGGCGGAGGATCCGTGGGGTCCCAGATCGCGCAACAACTTATCGACGACAAGGTGGATGTTGTCCTTATCGAGGAAGATCCGGAGAAAGCACGGATTTTGTCAAACCGTCTGGATTGCACCGTTCTGAACCAGCAAGGCAACAGTCTGGACGCGCTTCGCCGCGCCGGGTGCGCCAGTGCCGATGTCTTTGTAGCCGTGACCGGCTCGGACGAGGTAAACATGGTGGCCTGCGGGCTCGTCTCCAGCGAGTTTCCCCAGCCCCGCAAGATCGCCCGAATCCGTAGCATCAACTATTCCGAGGCGACTCTCTCGTCGCGGAAGTTTCTTGGAATCGACGCCATTGTAAACCCCGAAATCGAAGCATCCCGGGAACTGATTCAAAGCATCGAGCACGGGGCCATGAGCGATGTGATTCTCTTCTCGCACTCGGAACTCCAGATTCGCAACCTTCCCGTCCCCCGGGGGGCCAAAATCATCGGGGCATCCATGAAAGACGCTTTTCTCGAGATTGATGTGACCTTCCTGGTGGCAGCGATCTACCGCGACGACAATTATGTGATCCCCGACGGGAATACCGATATCAGGGAGAACGACATTCTCTATATCGTGGGTAAACGGGACGGTCTGGACGAGGTCTTCCGGGCTTTTGGAAAACATCGGCAGCAACTGGACAAAGTGGTCATCGTGGGAGGCGGCAAAGCGGGAATACTGATCGCGGAACACCTTCTGGGGTATTCCCGGAACCCCCTGCAGGACCGATCGTGGCTTCAGCGTCTGAAAACATCGTTCCGGCAAAAGCACGTGGTTCTGGTGGAGCGCGATGCCAGAAAGTGCAAGAACCTGGCTCAGCGTTTTCCCGAGGCCCTGGTGGTCAACGCCGATATCTCCGAAGAGGGAGTCTTTACCGAGGAAAACCTGACGAACTCGGACCTGGTTCTGGCCGTAACGGATAACCAGGAACTCAACATCGTCACGGCTCTCTCGGCCCGTTCCCTGGGCATTCCCCGGTCGGCAGTTCTGGTGAATAACACCAATTACGCAGCAATTTGCTCGCGCCTGGAGATCGACACCGTCACCAGCGTAAAGCAGGCTGTTATCAACTCGGTCCTCTATAACATCAAGCGTAGCGGTGCCCAGAGCGTCCACAGCCTCTTTGACGGACGACTGGAGGTGCTGGAGTTCCGGGTTGAAGCCGGCTCCCGGCTGGCCGGGCGGCCCCTGCGGGCGGTACGGTTTCCCCAGGATACGCTCCTTCTGGCCGTGAGCCGGGGCGAGGACCACTGGATTCCCGGCGGTGACTATATCCCCCAGGGAAACGATACGGTGGTGATCATCGGCAAGAGAGAGCACGCCGATACACTCCAGGCCCTTTTCGTGGCGGCACCGTGA
- a CDS encoding sugar phosphate isomerase/epimerase family protein: protein MARVVTARVVTGRGTGTKAAADKTRCLRYDGTIQDRKEASMEIALGVNTDYSGDRGSPGPALEEIALAGFSHVMWGHHWNTDFLYTQPEICAIASRMNELGLFLMDTHGSSGVEKCWYSSCEYERLAGVELIRNRVDMTVCLGGDTVVLHPMITDPSRIDQWRSQGEKSLRELEQYVRNSGVSLVLENLFQSDHLEERDRSLQGFETLEYFFERFDAGYLGFCWDTGHAFILGEKAFAWSCDLARNRLRTLHLNDNRGDADQHSPPLTWDSPWTTIAEVIAASPYPPGKPLLFEIDARTNGGEPRSFLAGARQKAEDFSALVSSARSRNRAGTGNQGQPSRHGREG, encoded by the coding sequence ATGGCCCGGGTGGTCACGGCCCGAGTGGTCACGGGCCGGGGCACAGGGACCAAGGCTGCGGCTGACAAGACCCGTTGCCTTCGGTATGATGGGACCATTCAGGATCGCAAGGAGGCTTCCATGGAGATTGCCCTGGGGGTTAATACCGACTACTCCGGCGACAGGGGATCGCCCGGGCCCGCCCTGGAAGAGATCGCCCTGGCCGGGTTCTCCCATGTCATGTGGGGGCACCACTGGAATACGGATTTTCTCTATACTCAGCCCGAGATCTGCGCAATCGCCTCCCGCATGAACGAGCTGGGGCTCTTTCTTATGGACACCCACGGCTCCAGCGGTGTGGAGAAGTGCTGGTATTCCTCCTGCGAATACGAGCGTCTCGCCGGAGTAGAGTTGATACGAAACCGCGTGGATATGACAGTCTGTCTGGGTGGCGATACCGTTGTCCTCCATCCCATGATCACCGATCCCTCCCGGATCGATCAATGGCGTAGCCAGGGTGAGAAGAGCCTCCGTGAGCTGGAGCAGTACGTCAGGAACAGCGGGGTCTCGCTGGTTCTGGAAAATCTCTTTCAGAGTGATCATCTTGAAGAGCGGGACCGATCTCTCCAGGGCTTTGAAACGCTGGAGTATTTTTTTGAGCGCTTCGATGCCGGGTATCTTGGCTTTTGCTGGGACACGGGCCACGCCTTTATCCTGGGGGAGAAAGCCTTCGCGTGGTCCTGTGACCTTGCCCGGAACCGTCTCAGGACACTTCATCTGAATGATAACCGTGGGGATGCAGATCAGCATTCCCCGCCCCTCACCTGGGATTCTCCCTGGACAACCATCGCCGAGGTTATCGCTGCTTCTCCCTACCCGCCGGGAAAACCTCTTCTTTTTGAGATTGATGCCCGGACAAACGGCGGTGAACCCCGGTCTTTTCTTGCCGGAGCACGCCAGAAAGCGGAGGATTTTTCCGCTCTCGTCTCCTCTGCCCGGAGTCGGAACAGAGCCGGTACGGGTAACCAGGGGCAACCCTCGCGGCACGGCAGGGAAGGCTAG
- a CDS encoding EamA family transporter translates to MSVTAIFLVLVSALVHAGWNLLGKRDSANGAYFCMASATGALLLLPLVCFWWPAVVQIPSVVWWYLLPTGIFQGLYFGGLAGAYRRGDLSVAYPVARAFPVLMVPLFSLLLGNGAPPGRIALGGMVVVTLGLLVLPQDRLDRFSPEHLWGRWILYAFLAGLGTTGYSLIDDRALSAYRGALSGDLVHFQAPLVYAAFQSAVTAGVLAVLGTIRQGPRRFARSLGALWGGSAFLAGAAIVIAYGLVLVAYGFARNVSYVVAFRQVSLPLGTLMGVVLLHERLTPPRLVGTVLIIAGLVLVSLG, encoded by the coding sequence ATGTCGGTAACTGCGATTTTTCTGGTGCTGGTATCGGCACTGGTCCACGCCGGGTGGAATCTTCTGGGAAAGAGGGACAGCGCCAACGGAGCCTATTTCTGCATGGCCAGTGCAACCGGTGCGCTGCTGCTCCTTCCTCTGGTGTGTTTCTGGTGGCCTGCGGTGGTCCAGATCCCTTCGGTGGTCTGGTGGTACCTTCTTCCTACAGGAATATTTCAGGGCCTCTATTTCGGCGGGCTTGCAGGGGCCTATCGGCGGGGGGATCTCTCTGTGGCCTATCCGGTGGCCAGGGCGTTTCCCGTTCTCATGGTCCCCCTTTTTTCCCTGCTCCTGGGAAACGGCGCTCCTCCCGGCAGAATCGCCCTGGGAGGGATGGTTGTGGTAACTCTGGGGTTGCTGGTGCTTCCCCAGGATCGCCTGGACCGTTTTTCGCCGGAACATCTTTGGGGAAGATGGATTTTGTACGCCTTTCTGGCCGGTCTGGGCACAACGGGGTATTCCCTGATCGATGATCGAGCCCTGAGCGCCTACAGGGGAGCCCTCTCGGGTGATCTGGTGCATTTTCAGGCGCCCCTCGTCTATGCGGCCTTTCAATCGGCTGTCACAGCCGGTGTTCTGGCCGTGCTGGGAACCATCAGGCAGGGGCCTCGCCGCTTCGCCCGGTCTCTCGGTGCGCTTTGGGGAGGGTCAGCGTTTTTGGCCGGAGCAGCCATTGTGATTGCCTACGGTCTGGTCCTGGTGGCCTACGGGTTTGCCCGCAACGTCTCCTATGTGGTAGCCTTTCGCCAGGTGAGTCTGCCCCTGGGAACGCTCATGGGGGTTGTTCTTCTGCACGAGCGTCTGACGCCGCCACGCCTGGTGGGTACGGTGCTCATCATTGCAGGGCTGGTTCTTGTCAGTCTGGGGTAG
- a CDS encoding substrate-binding periplasmic protein gives MKDRIGRRFPRSPLLLLFLLLPPILVVSLPRDIHLTIAYENKEQPPYYMGNTEEVLPRFPGIAVEMVQALEEEIPRLRITLVRVPWSRNLAGLGNNSYDGIFNASYRKDRLHLGWYPTTDGRHQGPPDPDRRITTLRYSLYRRRDSSLRWDGEGLRGTPSALNALGAPLGYSIVQDMEQRGITVREVPGTTNALEMILLSRLEGAVLQDVTADALLAAEPERFRLIVKEEIPLEEKDYFLMLSHRFVQAHPGLAQQIWDTLGEIRRTRSEELHARYLPARATPD, from the coding sequence GTGAAAGACAGAATTGGAAGGAGATTCCCCCGGAGCCCCCTGTTGCTCTTGTTTCTCCTCCTGCCCCCAATCCTGGTGGTTTCTCTACCCCGGGATATTCACCTTACTATCGCCTACGAGAACAAGGAGCAACCTCCCTACTACATGGGAAACACCGAGGAGGTCCTGCCCCGGTTTCCCGGAATCGCCGTTGAGATGGTTCAGGCTCTGGAAGAGGAAATCCCCCGTCTGAGGATAACCCTGGTGAGGGTGCCCTGGAGCAGAAACCTGGCCGGCCTGGGCAACAACTCCTACGATGGAATCTTCAACGCCAGCTACCGGAAAGACCGGTTGCACCTGGGTTGGTACCCTACTACCGACGGGAGACACCAGGGTCCCCCGGACCCGGATCGGCGCATTACCACCCTGCGCTACTCCCTGTACCGGCGAAGAGACTCGTCGCTTCGATGGGACGGAGAGGGCCTTCGGGGAACCCCTTCGGCCCTGAATGCGCTGGGAGCCCCCCTGGGGTACTCGATCGTCCAGGACATGGAGCAACGGGGGATTACGGTGCGGGAGGTGCCCGGCACAACCAACGCTCTGGAAATGATCCTTCTGAGCCGCCTGGAGGGCGCCGTGTTACAGGATGTGACCGCCGATGCCCTTCTGGCAGCAGAGCCCGAGCGGTTTCGCCTCATCGTAAAGGAGGAGATTCCTCTTGAGGAAAAAGACTATTTCCTGATGCTCTCACACCGGTTTGTCCAGGCCCATCCCGGACTGGCCCAACAGATATGGGATACCCTGGGGGAGATCCGCCGAACCCGCAGCGAGGAACTCCATGCACGCTATCTCCCGGCTCGGGCTACCCCAGACTGA
- a CDS encoding methyl-accepting chemotaxis protein produces the protein MSVKMSIKFKVAASIGGILVFAFALLIGLAMNQAQRILEEEVARGLRTAVTEAEKLTRERMGNSILALESLAARRIIDDDTPWEEKISAIQEDLDRHGYERLALADSSGDAVSFNRERTSVNVAPREFFQIAQGGRSNISDVLISRATGDAGIVVAVPVFREGAVSGVLYGVIGQSSLNDIVSDFRYGETGQAFVVNDSAVLTAHIDIDQVIAQRNLLEDARETPGDESFARFLEEGVLSGEVGVGRYQQGGRALAAAYAPIENSNWHMVVTVERAEALRSIIRLRRILIILGMIFFAGAVLPVYFALRTALRPLDTAGAAIREIAQGEADLTRKIDLARNDEIGRLVQDFNTFVGKLRTIMVQLKGAQQTLASVGQNVAATAQESAGATAEILANIDSVRRQTEKQLAGVDNSVSAVEEMAKNIESLDRMIATQAAGVTQASASIEEMVGNISSVSTSVEKMSQRFLSLVKTLEAGQEKQSAVEEKAGLISSQSELLLSANEMISNIAAQTNLLAMNAAIEAAHAGDAGRGFSVVAGEIRKLAETSAKQSQTIGMELGKIRGLIAEVLEASQESGASFHDIVGGIRDTEVLVREIDQAMKEQEQGSKQILEALRDINDVTSEVQSGASEMTEGNALVLGSSQELATMSREISLAMDEMSAGAAEINRASEEVARLSAQNKEAIDQMEDTIGRFTV, from the coding sequence ATGTCAGTAAAGATGTCGATAAAGTTCAAGGTCGCAGCCTCCATCGGAGGCATTCTGGTTTTCGCCTTTGCCCTCCTGATCGGCCTGGCAATGAACCAGGCGCAACGGATCCTGGAGGAGGAGGTTGCCCGGGGCCTTCGGACAGCTGTTACGGAGGCTGAAAAGCTGACCCGGGAGCGAATGGGTAACTCGATTCTGGCTCTGGAATCGCTTGCAGCCCGGCGAATCATCGACGACGATACCCCCTGGGAGGAAAAGATCTCTGCGATTCAGGAAGATCTGGACCGTCACGGCTACGAGCGGCTGGCCCTGGCCGACTCCTCTGGTGATGCCGTGAGTTTCAACCGGGAGCGCACCAGTGTAAACGTGGCCCCGCGGGAGTTCTTTCAGATCGCCCAGGGGGGGCGGTCAAACATATCGGATGTTCTCATAAGCCGGGCCACGGGCGATGCCGGAATTGTTGTGGCTGTTCCTGTTTTTCGTGAGGGTGCAGTGTCGGGTGTCCTCTACGGGGTGATCGGCCAGTCGTCGCTGAACGATATTGTGAGCGACTTCAGGTACGGTGAAACCGGCCAGGCCTTTGTCGTGAACGATTCAGCGGTCCTGACCGCCCACATTGACATTGATCAGGTCATTGCCCAGCGGAACCTCCTGGAAGACGCCCGGGAGACACCGGGAGACGAGTCCTTTGCGAGGTTTCTTGAGGAGGGAGTTCTCTCGGGCGAGGTTGGGGTGGGCCGCTACCAGCAGGGCGGGCGTGCTCTTGCAGCGGCCTATGCGCCCATAGAGAACAGCAACTGGCACATGGTAGTCACCGTCGAGCGTGCCGAGGCTCTCAGGTCGATCATCAGGCTTCGCAGGATTCTGATCATTCTGGGAATGATATTCTTTGCGGGTGCCGTTCTTCCCGTCTACTTTGCCCTGAGAACGGCTCTTCGCCCCCTCGATACTGCCGGGGCGGCGATCAGGGAGATCGCCCAGGGTGAGGCCGATCTGACGCGGAAGATTGACCTGGCCAGGAACGACGAAATCGGAAGGCTTGTGCAGGATTTCAATACCTTCGTGGGCAAGCTGCGCACTATCATGGTGCAACTTAAAGGAGCCCAGCAAACATTGGCCTCGGTGGGGCAGAACGTGGCGGCCACGGCCCAGGAATCGGCCGGCGCAACTGCGGAGATTCTGGCAAATATCGACAGCGTGCGCCGCCAGACGGAGAAGCAGCTTGCCGGAGTCGATAATTCAGTGAGCGCCGTGGAAGAGATGGCCAAGAACATCGAATCCCTGGACAGAATGATCGCCACCCAGGCTGCGGGAGTGACCCAGGCCTCGGCATCGATCGAGGAGATGGTGGGAAATATCTCTTCCGTGAGTACCTCGGTGGAGAAAATGTCCCAACGCTTTCTCTCTCTTGTGAAGACCCTCGAGGCGGGGCAGGAGAAGCAGAGCGCCGTGGAGGAGAAGGCTGGCCTCATTTCCAGCCAGTCCGAGCTTCTTCTCTCGGCCAACGAGATGATCTCCAACATAGCAGCCCAGACAAACCTCCTCGCCATGAACGCCGCGATTGAGGCCGCCCACGCCGGCGACGCAGGACGGGGCTTTTCTGTGGTGGCCGGAGAGATCCGGAAGCTTGCCGAGACTTCGGCGAAGCAGTCGCAAACGATCGGAATGGAGCTGGGCAAGATTCGGGGGTTGATCGCGGAGGTTCTGGAAGCGTCCCAGGAATCGGGAGCGTCGTTCCACGATATTGTTGGTGGTATTCGGGATACGGAAGTGCTGGTCCGGGAGATTGATCAGGCCATGAAGGAGCAGGAGCAGGGATCGAAACAGATTCTGGAAGCCCTTCGCGATATCAACGATGTCACCTCCGAAGTCCAGTCGGGAGCATCGGAGATGACCGAGGGGAACGCCCTGGTTCTTGGCTCTTCCCAGGAGTTGGCCACCATGTCCCGCGAGATATCCCTGGCCATGGACGAGATGTCTGCCGGTGCCGCCGAGATAAATCGGGCCTCGGAAGAGGTCGCCCGGCTCTCGGCCCAAAACAAGGAGGCGATCGACCAGATGGAAGATACCATCGGACGCTTTACGGTGTAG
- a CDS encoding NAD(P)H-dependent amine dehydrogenase family protein: MKDKIRVAQYGCGKMSIYTMRYVQEKGGQLVAAFDMNPHVIGKDISEITGTATTAPEGVVVQDASRAEEELKRIKPDVCLITTMSLLRDVEEALMICARNGINAITICEEAIYPWNSDPEMTRKIDELARETGCTICGTGYQDVFWGNLITTLAGATHRITKIKGKSSYNVEDYGIALAKGHGAGLTLEEFESEIARADNISDEERQKLVDQGTFLPSYMWNVNGWLCSQLGLTVTRQTQTCVPQTCQEDLSSSTLGMTVPAGKATGMSALVVTETEEGITIESECIGKVYAPDECDRNEWTIQGEPETQVVITRPSTVELTCATMVNRIPDVMNAPAGYVTTEKMPRTLYRQGSLESYLI; encoded by the coding sequence ATGAAAGACAAGATACGAGTTGCGCAGTACGGATGCGGGAAAATGTCGATCTATACCATGAGGTACGTCCAGGAAAAGGGTGGCCAGCTTGTGGCAGCCTTTGACATGAATCCCCACGTAATTGGCAAGGATATCTCCGAAATTACCGGTACAGCCACCACGGCTCCCGAAGGTGTTGTGGTCCAGGACGCATCCCGGGCGGAGGAAGAGCTCAAGAGGATCAAGCCTGATGTATGCCTCATCACTACCATGAGTCTCCTCCGCGACGTTGAGGAGGCCCTGATGATCTGCGCCCGGAACGGGATCAACGCAATCACCATCTGCGAAGAGGCGATCTACCCCTGGAACTCTGATCCGGAGATGACCAGGAAAATAGACGAGCTGGCCAGAGAAACAGGGTGCACCATCTGCGGCACGGGGTATCAGGATGTATTCTGGGGAAACCTGATCACTACTTTGGCAGGAGCGACGCATCGGATCACGAAGATAAAAGGTAAATCCAGTTATAATGTTGAGGATTACGGAATTGCTCTCGCCAAGGGACACGGAGCAGGTCTCACCCTGGAAGAGTTCGAGAGCGAAATAGCCAGGGCCGATAACATTTCCGACGAGGAACGGCAAAAACTTGTCGATCAGGGAACGTTCCTCCCCTCCTATATGTGGAACGTCAACGGCTGGCTTTGCTCTCAGCTGGGACTCACCGTAACCAGGCAGACACAAACCTGTGTTCCCCAGACCTGCCAGGAAGATCTTAGCTCGTCGACCCTGGGGATGACCGTTCCCGCAGGAAAGGCCACGGGGATGTCAGCCCTGGTGGTAACAGAAACAGAAGAGGGGATCACCATCGAATCGGAATGCATCGGCAAGGTCTACGCTCCCGACGAGTGCGACCGGAACGAATGGACGATTCAGGGCGAACCCGAAACCCAGGTAGTAATTACCCGTCCCTCCACGGTGGAACTAACCTGCGCAACCATGGTGAACAGGATTCCCGATGTGATGAACGCCCCGGCAGGGTATGTGACCACCGAGAAGATGCCCCGCACCCTCTATCGGCAGGGTAGCCTGGAGAGCTATCTGATCTGA
- a CDS encoding MerR family transcriptional regulator, which translates to MNLLRVGDMARINSISAQTLRYYEKIGLLKPERIDPANGYRYYSIKQSARLDMIQHMKSLGMNLTEIQEQLKREDPAVIQDLLERQRQNLSRQIQQLQTTEKAVLREMENFRRYRSGPRDGTIILEYLPERTIYRYDGGINIYDYGIETYEYILRELKSHILLKKLPLVYFCNVGSILRKGRLEKREFVSTEIFLFVDTPFPETQRLETISAGTFLCIYCDSFHKERAYAEKLLRALEEQKGRIAGDYLCEVVAELPVFEQNERQMFIKLQIPVELQG; encoded by the coding sequence ATGAATCTGCTTCGCGTGGGCGACATGGCCCGAATCAACAGTATTTCCGCCCAGACCCTTCGATACTACGAAAAAATAGGCCTGCTCAAACCCGAGCGGATCGATCCCGCCAACGGGTACCGCTACTACAGCATAAAACAATCGGCCCGGCTGGACATGATTCAACACATGAAATCGCTGGGGATGAACCTCACCGAAATCCAGGAACAGCTCAAGAGAGAGGACCCCGCAGTTATCCAGGATCTACTGGAGCGCCAGCGCCAGAACCTGAGCCGTCAAATCCAGCAACTCCAGACCACGGAAAAAGCAGTTCTGCGAGAGATGGAAAATTTTCGGCGGTACCGTTCAGGCCCCAGGGACGGCACAATTATCCTGGAGTATCTGCCGGAACGGACTATCTACCGCTACGACGGCGGAATAAACATCTACGATTACGGCATTGAAACCTACGAGTACATTCTCCGGGAACTCAAGAGCCACATTTTGCTGAAGAAGCTGCCCCTGGTATATTTTTGCAACGTCGGATCGATCCTTCGCAAAGGGCGGCTGGAAAAGCGGGAGTTCGTCTCGACGGAGATATTCCTTTTTGTGGATACTCCCTTTCCCGAAACGCAACGACTCGAGACAATTTCCGCAGGGACTTTTCTCTGCATCTACTGCGACAGTTTTCACAAGGAACGGGCCTACGCCGAGAAGCTCCTCCGGGCTCTGGAGGAACAGAAGGGCCGGATCGCAGGGGACTACCTCTGCGAAGTAGTGGCTGAATTGCCGGTCTTTGAGCAAAACGAACGCCAGATGTTTATCAAGCTTCAAATCCCGGTGGAACTCCAGGGGTGA